One window from the genome of Paracoccus zhejiangensis encodes:
- a CDS encoding baseplate J/gp47 family protein translates to MSQAPIRIGHPDLPLGDGCGCCDGTELSTLRPTENRPNLTAIAFRVGDHASFKSSMLTGLASAAHPALAGLGTRADDDFSIALIDAWAAACDVLTFYQERLANEAYLGSATERLSVAELGRLTGYRLHPGASAETDLVILMEDPPGAPPDVTDLLVPAGTRVQSQPGPEEVAQTFETMDDLDTRVAWNRLTPRLSRPRLPRNGDSAAWVVGLPSLAVGDVILFVSRERGDPAFAGFDDDSPLWDLRRITGVEPARDGSRTRITWNAALDSVDSGPDGPTPGLVLHHLRDRAALFGFNAPHPLVLTADQRAGFGYADAPIATSPSTIGGSAAAPGDWVFAFSGTTRIHLDNLYKTFLPGGWMVLDSPNGVTQPFRISATRDDSRAAFAISGKAQRVDTDTNGSNLALMLPSYRGIAAYGGSAEIALAETPETVWITGSEIELSNRVDDLPEGRRLIVRGRRAVLELVLQTLAISYDDGGIGQLLRGDRITLMDGPTPANLWPVRDGEWRSGWVIAEETAFRIIPAPEDAEMLAIPVLLREGQASDASHSTLILEDALGAALDRASVVIHANVARAAHGEGSVEILGGGDPARPFQKFLLKQAPVSQRQAPTETGVASTLTLRVDGVKWDEASDLYQRGATARVYRTSLTDTGETVVEFGDGVSGARPPAGRDNIQAEYSRGLGAAGNLRAGQLKLPLDRPLGLKETDNPLPATGGVDAETASDARRNAPLHTLTLGRVVSLTDYRDFALGFPGIAKAEARWIWQGDLRRIVVTVAGEGGKTIPPGSAPHANLLAAFRALGDPLVSVDLLSYAPASFRLGLRVKIDPAHDSDTVLAATEAHLRDAFAFAARDFAQSVQLSEVAQAAHQVAGVAAIDVDLLYRNAAPQTAAIAHDRLVSLGGRSGPGGGLLPAEILTLDPAPLAKLEIMA, encoded by the coding sequence ATGAGTCAGGCACCGATCCGCATCGGCCATCCCGACCTGCCGCTGGGGGATGGCTGCGGCTGCTGCGATGGCACCGAGCTGTCGACGCTGCGCCCGACCGAGAACCGCCCGAACCTGACCGCGATTGCCTTCCGCGTCGGCGATCATGCCAGCTTCAAGTCCTCGATGCTGACCGGCCTTGCCTCGGCGGCCCACCCGGCGCTGGCGGGGCTGGGCACGCGCGCGGATGATGATTTCTCGATCGCGCTGATCGATGCCTGGGCCGCGGCCTGCGACGTGCTGACCTTCTACCAAGAGCGGCTGGCGAACGAGGCCTATCTGGGCAGCGCGACCGAGCGGCTGTCGGTCGCGGAACTGGGCCGGCTGACCGGCTATCGCCTGCATCCGGGCGCCTCGGCCGAGACCGATCTGGTGATCCTGATGGAGGACCCGCCGGGCGCCCCCCCGGATGTGACCGATCTTCTGGTTCCCGCCGGGACGCGGGTGCAGTCACAGCCGGGGCCGGAGGAGGTGGCGCAGACCTTCGAGACGATGGACGATCTCGACACCCGCGTCGCCTGGAACCGCCTCACCCCGCGCCTCTCGCGTCCGCGCCTGCCGCGAAACGGCGACAGCGCGGCATGGGTTGTGGGCCTGCCGTCGCTGGCGGTGGGCGATGTGATCCTCTTCGTCTCGCGCGAAAGGGGCGACCCTGCCTTTGCCGGGTTCGACGATGATTCCCCGCTCTGGGACCTGCGCCGGATCACCGGGGTCGAGCCGGCACGCGACGGCAGCCGCACCCGGATCACCTGGAACGCGGCGCTGGACAGTGTCGACAGCGGGCCTGACGGGCCAACGCCGGGGCTGGTGCTGCACCACTTGCGCGACCGGGCGGCGCTTTTCGGTTTCAACGCTCCGCATCCTCTGGTGCTGACCGCCGACCAGCGGGCGGGTTTCGGCTATGCTGACGCGCCCATCGCCACCTCGCCCTCGACCATCGGCGGCAGCGCGGCGGCGCCGGGGGATTGGGTCTTTGCCTTCTCGGGGACCACCCGCATCCATCTGGATAATCTCTACAAGACCTTCCTGCCGGGGGGCTGGATGGTGCTCGACAGCCCGAACGGCGTGACCCAGCCGTTCCGCATCAGTGCCACCCGCGATGACAGCCGCGCCGCCTTCGCCATCTCGGGCAAGGCGCAGCGCGTCGACACGGATACCAATGGCTCGAACCTCGCGCTGATGCTGCCCAGTTATCGCGGCATCGCAGCCTATGGTGGCAGCGCCGAGATCGCGCTGGCCGAGACGCCAGAGACGGTCTGGATCACCGGCAGCGAGATCGAGCTGTCGAACCGGGTCGATGACCTGCCTGAGGGCCGGCGGCTGATCGTCCGGGGCCGGCGTGCCGTGTTGGAACTGGTCCTGCAAACGCTTGCCATCAGCTATGACGACGGCGGGATAGGGCAGCTTTTGCGCGGGGACCGCATCACGCTGATGGACGGACCCACGCCCGCGAACCTCTGGCCGGTCCGCGACGGCGAGTGGCGCAGCGGCTGGGTGATCGCCGAAGAGACCGCCTTCCGCATCATTCCCGCCCCCGAGGATGCAGAGATGCTGGCGATCCCGGTGCTGCTGCGCGAGGGGCAGGCGAGCGATGCCAGCCATTCCACATTGATCCTCGAGGACGCGCTGGGTGCCGCGCTCGACCGGGCTTCGGTGGTGATCCATGCCAATGTCGCCCGTGCCGCCCATGGCGAGGGCAGCGTGGAAATCCTTGGCGGCGGCGATCCTGCGCGCCCGTTTCAGAAATTTCTGCTGAAACAGGCACCGGTCAGCCAGCGTCAGGCCCCGACCGAGACCGGCGTGGCCAGCACCCTGACCCTGAGGGTCGACGGGGTGAAATGGGACGAGGCGTCCGATCTCTACCAGCGGGGCGCAACGGCGCGGGTCTATCGGACCTCGCTGACCGACACGGGCGAAACGGTGGTGGAATTCGGCGATGGGGTGTCGGGCGCGCGTCCTCCGGCTGGCCGCGACAATATTCAGGCCGAATATTCGCGCGGGCTTGGCGCGGCGGGGAACCTGCGCGCCGGGCAGTTGAAGCTGCCGCTGGACCGCCCGCTGGGGCTGAAGGAAACCGACAATCCGCTGCCGGCGACGGGCGGGGTCGATGCCGAAACCGCCAGCGACGCGCGGCGCAATGCGCCCTTGCACACGCTGACCTTGGGCCGGGTGGTGTCGCTGACCGATTACCGCGACTTCGCACTGGGCTTTCCCGGCATCGCCAAGGCCGAGGCGCGCTGGATCTGGCAGGGCGATCTGAGGCGCATCGTGGTGACGGTGGCGGGCGAGGGCGGCAAGACCATCCCGCCCGGCTCTGCCCCCCATGCGAACCTGCTGGCGGCCTTCCGGGCGCTTGGCGATCCGCTGGTCTCGGTCGATCTGCTCAGCTATGCGCCGGCAAGTTTCCGGCTGGGGCTGCGGGTCAAGATCGATCCGGCCCATGACAGCGACACGGTTCTGGCCGCGACCGAGGCGCATCTGCGTGACGCTTTCGCCTTCGCCGCGCGCGATTTCGCCCAATCGGTCCAGCTGAGCGAGGTGGCGCAGGCCGCCCATCAGGTCGCCGGGGTCGCGGCCATCGATGTCGATCTGCTCTACCGCAACGCCGCGCCCCAGACCGCCGCCATCGCCCATGACCGGCTGGTCTCGCTTGGTGGGCGGAGCGGACCGGGCGGGGGGCTGCTGCCGGCCGAGATCCTGACACTGGATCCCGCCCCGCTGGCCAAGCTGGAGATCATGGCATGA